In Bacillus sp. NP247, one DNA window encodes the following:
- a CDS encoding 3D domain-containing protein, translating into MNYFKRISSLLLAGIIVLSSTVAVKAESNDEKLNNMQQQLQQNDADMQKKEQEKQAVTKEIQGIENELHNLNNTIAKNKEDQAAIQRKIDETHKQIEQKKNEIVVLEDKVLARKDIMRKRMVSVQNSSNTSLVVEVVVESKNFADFIQRMNAVTTILEADKEILRLQEQDLRQIEEDKKTIDEKEASLVVDKQKLAKAQAELQDNLKKRQDNLQAVQAKYNQVASQLNLAAEEKAKIESNMKAVQETIAREQEAARIAAEERAKAEAAAKAEQEALAKAQVEIAEKQKQEKANKPAEPVANNNSKVEPAQPSKPTAGGKELYVHATAYTADPSENGYASGQQVYSAWGGYNLTANPGMKLIAVDPSVIPLGSTVYVEGYGQAIAADTGGAIKGHKIDVLMPDKASSSNWGRKNVKVTILN; encoded by the coding sequence ATGAACTATTTTAAGCGAATCAGTAGTCTATTATTAGCAGGAATTATTGTTCTTTCTAGTACAGTCGCTGTAAAAGCAGAGTCAAACGACGAAAAACTTAACAACATGCAACAGCAATTGCAGCAAAACGATGCAGATATGCAGAAGAAAGAGCAAGAGAAGCAAGCTGTTACTAAAGAAATTCAAGGTATCGAAAACGAACTACATAATTTAAATAATACAATTGCAAAAAATAAAGAGGATCAAGCTGCTATTCAACGTAAAATCGATGAAACACATAAGCAGATTGAACAAAAAAAGAATGAAATTGTCGTTTTAGAGGATAAAGTCCTTGCTCGTAAGGATATTATGAGAAAACGTATGGTTTCTGTTCAAAACAGTTCAAATACAAGTTTAGTAGTAGAAGTTGTTGTAGAATCAAAAAACTTTGCAGATTTCATACAACGTATGAACGCAGTTACTACTATTCTAGAAGCAGATAAAGAAATTTTACGTCTACAAGAACAAGATCTTCGTCAAATTGAAGAAGATAAGAAAACAATTGATGAAAAAGAAGCATCTTTAGTAGTAGACAAACAAAAATTAGCAAAAGCGCAAGCTGAACTGCAAGATAACTTGAAAAAACGTCAAGATAACTTACAAGCAGTTCAAGCTAAATATAATCAGGTTGCAAGCCAACTTAATTTAGCAGCGGAAGAGAAAGCTAAAATTGAGTCAAATATGAAGGCGGTACAAGAAACAATTGCTCGTGAGCAAGAAGCAGCAAGAATTGCAGCGGAAGAGCGTGCGAAAGCAGAAGCAGCTGCAAAGGCTGAGCAAGAAGCTTTAGCGAAAGCACAAGTAGAAATTGCTGAAAAACAAAAGCAAGAAAAAGCTAATAAACCAGCTGAACCTGTTGCTAATAATAATTCGAAGGTAGAACCTGCGCAACCTTCTAAACCGACTGCTGGTGGAAAAGAACTTTATGTACATGCAACAGCTTATACAGCAGATCCATCTGAAAATGGTTATGCATCAGGTCAACAAGTATATTCTGCATGGGGAGGCTATAATCTAACGGCAAACCCAGGAATGAAATTAATTGCAGTAGATCCAAGTGTTATTCCATTAGGATCTACTGTATATGTTGAAGGATACGGGCAAGCAATTGCAGCAGATACTGGTGGCGCGATTAAAGGTCACAAAATCGACGTTTTAATGCCAGATAAAGCTTCATCTAGTAATTGGGGCAGAAAAAATGTTAAAGTTACAATTTTAAACTAA
- a CDS encoding class A sortase: MNKQRIYSIVAILLFVVGGVLIGKPFYDGYQAEKKQTENVQTVQKMDYEKHETEFVDASKINQPDLAEVADASLDKKQVIGRISIPSVSVELPVLKASTEKNLLSGAATVKENQVMGKGNYALAGHNMSKKGVLFSDISSLKKGDKIYLYDNENEYEYAVTGVSEVTPDKWEVVEDHGKDEITLITCVSVKDNSKRYVVAGDLVGTKAKK; the protein is encoded by the coding sequence ATGAATAAGCAAAGAATTTATAGTATAGTAGCAATCCTTCTATTTGTTGTAGGTGGTGTATTAATCGGAAAGCCATTTTATGATGGATATCAGGCTGAAAAGAAACAGACTGAAAATGTACAGACTGTTCAAAAGATGGATTATGAAAAGCATGAGACGGAATTTGTAGATGCTTCCAAAATTAATCAACCAGACTTGGCAGAGGTAGCGGATGCATCATTAGATAAAAAGCAAGTAATCGGTCGTATTTCGATTCCAAGTGTGTCAGTAGAACTTCCTGTTTTAAAAGCTTCTACTGAAAAAAATCTATTATCAGGTGCAGCGACAGTAAAGGAAAACCAAGTTATGGGAAAAGGGAATTACGCACTAGCAGGACATAACATGTCTAAAAAAGGTGTTTTATTTAGTGATATATCCTCTTTGAAAAAAGGCGATAAAATTTATTTGTATGACAATGAAAATGAATATGAGTATGCGGTTACTGGTGTATCTGAAGTAACTCCTGATAAATGGGAAGTTGTAGAGGATCATGGGAAGGATGAAATAACGCTTATTACATGTGTATCTGTGAAGGATAATTCTAAGCGTTATGTTGTTGCTGGTGATTTAGTAGGAACGAAGGCGAAGAAGTAA
- a CDS encoding helix-turn-helix transcriptional regulator — MTILNRVKELRARFNFTQSVLAEKVGVTRQTIAAIEKGDYVPSLLLALTICDVFELKMEDVFLLNKEGEEDE; from the coding sequence TTGACCATTTTAAACAGAGTGAAGGAATTAAGAGCTCGCTTTAATTTTACGCAAAGTGTATTAGCAGAAAAGGTTGGGGTGACGAGACAAACAATCGCTGCAATTGAAAAAGGGGATTATGTTCCTTCATTGTTACTAGCGTTAACGATTTGTGATGTGTTTGAGTTAAAGATGGAAGATGTGTTTCTTTTAAATAAGGAGGGGGAAGAGGATGAATAG
- the sph gene encoding sphingomyelinase C produces MKGKLLKGALSFGIGLGALYSGSSAQAETSVNQNNTLKVMTHNVYMLSTNLYPNWGQNERADLIGAADYIKNQDVVILNEVFDNSASDRLLGNLKREYPNQTAVLGRSSGNEWDKTLGNYSSSTPEDGGVAIVSKWPIVEKIQYVFEKGCGPDNLSNKGFVYTKIKKNDSFVHVIGTHLQAEDSMCGKTSPASVRTKQLQEMQEFIQNKNIPNNEYVLIGGDMNVNKINAENNSDSEYASMFKTLHASIPSYTGHTATWDATTNSIAKYNFPDSPAEYLDYIIASKDHANPSYIENKVLQPKSPQWTVTSWLKKYTYNDYSDHYPVEATISMK; encoded by the coding sequence GTGAAAGGTAAATTGCTAAAAGGCGCACTCAGTTTTGGGATTGGTTTAGGAGCTTTATATAGCGGATCTTCGGCTCAAGCAGAAACGTCTGTAAATCAAAATAATACATTAAAAGTGATGACGCATAATGTGTACATGCTATCAACAAACTTATATCCGAACTGGGGACAAAATGAGCGTGCTGATTTAATTGGAGCGGCAGATTATATAAAGAATCAGGACGTTGTTATATTAAATGAAGTGTTTGATAATAGTGCCTCAGATCGTTTGTTAGGAAATTTGAAGAGAGAATATCCAAATCAAACGGCGGTATTAGGTCGTAGTAGTGGAAATGAATGGGATAAAACATTAGGGAACTATTCATCTTCGACTCCTGAAGATGGGGGTGTTGCGATCGTGAGTAAATGGCCAATCGTTGAAAAGATTCAATATGTATTTGAAAAAGGATGCGGACCAGATAACTTATCAAATAAAGGATTTGTATACACAAAAATTAAGAAAAATGATAGTTTCGTTCATGTAATTGGGACGCATTTACAGGCTGAAGATAGTATGTGCGGAAAAACTTCACCTGCATCTGTACGTACGAAACAGCTACAAGAAATGCAAGAGTTTATTCAAAATAAAAATATACCAAATAACGAGTATGTGTTAATTGGTGGGGATATGAACGTGAATAAAATAAATGCTGAGAACAATAGTGATTCAGAGTATGCATCCATGTTTAAAACATTACATGCTTCTATTCCATCTTATACTGGACATACAGCGACTTGGGATGCGACGACAAACAGTATTGCAAAATACAATTTCCCCGATAGCCCGGCTGAGTATTTAGATTATATTATTGCAAGTAAGGATCATGCGAATCCATCGTATATAGAAAATAAAGTGTTACAGCCGAAATCTCCACAATGGACTGTTACATCATGGCTCAAAAAATATACGTATAATGATTACTCTGATCATTATCCAGTAGAGGCAACTATTTCTATGAAGTAG
- the cerA gene encoding phospholipase C, whose translation MKKKVLALAAAITLVAPLQSVAFAHENDGGQRVGVIPRWSAEDKHKEGVNSHLWIVNRAMDIMSRNTTLVKQDQVALLNEWRTELENGIYAADYENPYYDNSTFASHFYDPDNGKTYIPFAKQAKETGAKYFKLAGESYKNKDMKQAFFYLGLSLHYLGDVNQPMHAANFTNLSYPQGFHSKYENFVDTIKDNYKVTDGDGYWNWKGTNPEDWIHGAAVAAKQDYSGIVNDNTTDWFVKAAVSQDYADKWRAEVTPMTGKRLMDAQRVTAGYIQLWFDTYGNR comes from the coding sequence ATGAAAAAGAAAGTTCTTGCTTTAGCAGCAGCTATTACGTTAGTAGCGCCATTACAAAGCGTTGCGTTTGCTCATGAAAACGATGGAGGACAGAGAGTTGGAGTTATTCCACGCTGGTCTGCTGAAGATAAACATAAAGAAGGTGTAAACTCTCATTTATGGATTGTAAACCGTGCAATGGATATTATGTCTCGTAATACGACACTTGTAAAACAAGATCAAGTTGCACTATTAAATGAATGGCGTACGGAGTTAGAGAACGGTATTTATGCTGCTGACTATGAAAATCCTTATTATGATAATAGCACATTTGCTTCACACTTCTATGACCCAGACAATGGGAAGACTTATATTCCATTTGCAAAGCAGGCAAAGGAAACAGGTGCTAAATATTTCAAACTAGCTGGTGAGTCATACAAAAATAAAGATATGAAACAAGCATTCTTCTATTTAGGATTATCTCTTCATTATTTAGGAGATGTAAATCAACCGATGCATGCGGCAAACTTTACAAATCTTTCGTATCCACAAGGATTCCATTCTAAATATGAAAACTTTGTAGATACGATAAAAGATAATTATAAAGTAACGGATGGAGATGGATATTGGAACTGGAAAGGTACAAATCCAGAAGATTGGATTCACGGAGCGGCAGTAGCTGCGAAACAAGATTACTCTGGTATTGTAAATGATAATACGACAGATTGGTTCGTAAAAGCAGCTGTATCACAAGACTACGCAGATAAATGGCGCGCTGAAGTTACACCAATGACAGGTAAGCGTTTAATGGATGCACAACGTGTTACTGCTGGATACATCCAGCTTTGGTTTGATACGTACGGAAATCGTTAA
- a CDS encoding undecaprenyl-diphosphate phosphatase, protein MEQFYYILKYLILGLFQGLTEPIPISSSGHLVLAQHLLGLKIEGFSFELLVNSASLLAVLLIYRNDLIRLTKNGLSYIFTRAEDAKSDFFFIIYLVIATIPAGVIGVLFKDYIDHYLKGVKMVGISLLITAIGLWIIRNLRGRKNDGDLSMKDAIIIGLAQACALIPGISRSGATIVAAMLLGMKQETALRFSFLLYIPVSLGGLLLSITDIANDPNLDTLLVPYIVAFIATFVMTYISLKWFMNIMAKGNLKYFSFYCIIVGVLTIIFL, encoded by the coding sequence ATGGAACAATTTTATTACATTTTGAAATATTTAATTCTGGGTCTATTCCAAGGACTAACAGAACCAATTCCGATTTCTTCAAGCGGTCACCTCGTTTTAGCACAGCATTTGCTAGGACTAAAAATAGAAGGGTTTAGCTTTGAGCTACTTGTTAATTCAGCTTCATTATTAGCTGTATTACTTATTTATAGAAATGACTTAATTCGTCTAACAAAGAATGGTCTATCTTATATATTCACAAGAGCAGAAGACGCAAAATCAGATTTCTTCTTCATTATTTACCTTGTTATTGCAACTATTCCAGCAGGTGTAATTGGAGTTTTATTTAAAGATTATATCGACCACTATTTAAAAGGTGTTAAAATGGTTGGGATTTCCCTTCTAATTACTGCTATCGGTCTTTGGATTATTCGAAACTTGCGTGGACGTAAAAATGATGGCGACCTTTCTATGAAAGATGCAATCATTATTGGTCTAGCACAAGCTTGCGCACTAATTCCTGGTATAAGCAGATCAGGTGCTACAATCGTAGCAGCAATGTTACTTGGTATGAAGCAAGAAACAGCTCTTCGCTTCTCATTCTTACTATACATTCCTGTTAGCTTAGGTGGTTTATTGTTAAGTATTACAGACATTGCAAACGATCCCAATTTAGATACATTACTTGTACCTTATATTGTTGCTTTCATCGCAACATTTGTCATGACATATATTTCATTAAAATGGTTTATGAACATTATGGCAAAAGGAAATTTAAAATATTTCTCTTTCTACTGTATTATCGTAGGTGTGCTAACTATCATTTTCTTATAA
- a CDS encoding amino acid deaminase/aldolase — MDRGIFKEVPLPCAFLDEVALDRNIQSIIELSGNKKIRIASKSLRSVPIMQKILAASDRFQGIMCFSPREVLFLIEQGFNDLLLGYPAYDERALYEISLLTKQGHIITCMVDCEDHIVYLEKIAEKSKGCFRVCLDIDMSSRFFQFHFGVKRSPVKDVQGALKIVEKVKGSSYLILDGVMGYEAQIAGVGDHIPNQWMKSKVISYLKKKSVLEVKERRGRIVKEIQNLGIELRFVNGGGTGSIKTTEKDNSVSEITIGSAFYSPKLFDYYKEVQFHPAVGFALPVVRKPAPFIYTCLGGGYIASGAVGKDKEPEVWRPNGAKLLALEGAGEVQTPIFYNGEERVNIGDSILFRHSKAGELCERFPFLYRVKKGEIVGEYSTYRGDGQCFL, encoded by the coding sequence GTGGATCGAGGAATTTTTAAAGAAGTTCCATTACCGTGTGCATTTTTGGATGAAGTGGCTTTAGATAGAAATATTCAATCGATTATAGAGTTAAGTGGAAATAAGAAGATTCGTATAGCAAGTAAATCGTTACGTTCTGTTCCGATTATGCAAAAGATTTTAGCTGCAAGTGATCGATTTCAAGGGATTATGTGTTTTTCACCTAGAGAGGTTTTGTTTTTAATTGAACAAGGGTTTAATGATTTATTGCTCGGATATCCTGCTTATGATGAAAGAGCTTTATATGAAATTAGTTTGCTAACAAAGCAAGGACACATCATAACTTGTATGGTGGATTGTGAAGACCATATTGTTTATTTAGAAAAAATTGCTGAGAAGTCTAAAGGCTGTTTTCGTGTTTGTTTAGATATCGATATGAGTAGTCGTTTTTTTCAATTTCATTTTGGTGTAAAAAGATCTCCGGTAAAAGATGTACAGGGCGCTTTGAAAATAGTAGAAAAGGTGAAGGGTTCATCATATTTAATACTAGATGGTGTAATGGGATATGAAGCTCAAATTGCCGGGGTGGGGGATCATATACCGAATCAATGGATGAAAAGTAAAGTGATTTCGTATTTAAAAAAGAAATCAGTGTTAGAAGTTAAAGAAAGGAGAGGACGTATCGTAAAAGAAATACAAAACCTTGGTATTGAACTAAGGTTTGTAAATGGAGGAGGAACAGGAAGTATAAAAACAACCGAGAAAGATAATTCAGTTTCAGAGATTACAATAGGCTCTGCTTTTTATTCTCCGAAGCTGTTTGATTATTATAAAGAGGTACAATTTCATCCAGCTGTCGGATTTGCTTTACCAGTTGTGCGTAAACCAGCCCCGTTTATTTATACTTGCCTAGGTGGTGGATATATTGCTTCAGGAGCAGTTGGAAAAGATAAAGAGCCTGAGGTTTGGAGACCGAATGGTGCAAAATTATTAGCTTTAGAAGGTGCTGGTGAAGTACAAACGCCAATTTTTTATAACGGTGAAGAACGAGTGAATATAGGAGATTCTATCTTGTTTCGCCATAGTAAAGCTGGAGAGTTATGTGAGCGCTTTCCTTTTTTATATCGTGTTAAAAAAGGAGAAATCGTTGGAGAGTATTCAACATATCGGGGGGATGGCCAATGCTTTCTATAA
- a CDS encoding D-arabinono-1,4-lactone oxidase: MLSIKGQKWRNWTGNVEGTPHYTMYPESIQDVVKVVGLARKRGKKIRVVGSGHSFTPLVQTEGILVSLDELKGIANIDAEKMTVEVWAGTKLHDLGKLLEEKGYAQENLGDIDSQSIAGAISTGTHGTGVTFGSLSTQVIEITAVLSTGESIVCSETKNVEYWRAFQLSLGMLGIIVKIKLKVISAYSLVYESEKQSLSTVMNKLEEYKKNRHFEFFVFPYSDEVQVKFTNETTSKESDLKWHKLKVELLENRMFSLLSTGCKWFPSISKGVSRLSAKAVPNTKIIGASYEVFATSRTVPFYEMEYSVPSKYMRTVVEEISNLIEKKKYKVHFPIECRYVKGDDIWLSPAYGRDSAYIAVHMYKGMTYAAYFGEVEKIFLKYEGRPHWGKMHTLTYEKLQNIYPELHSFLEVRKSLDEAGMFLNPYTEKLFTIMKKS; the protein is encoded by the coding sequence ATGCTTTCTATAAAGGGACAAAAATGGAGGAATTGGACAGGGAATGTAGAAGGAACGCCGCATTATACGATGTATCCAGAAAGTATACAAGATGTAGTAAAAGTTGTCGGGCTTGCACGAAAAAGAGGGAAGAAAATTCGTGTTGTTGGTTCAGGGCATTCTTTTACACCTCTTGTGCAAACGGAGGGAATTTTAGTTTCTTTAGATGAATTGAAGGGCATTGCGAATATTGATGCAGAGAAGATGACTGTTGAAGTGTGGGCAGGAACAAAGTTACATGACTTAGGGAAGTTACTTGAGGAAAAAGGTTATGCGCAAGAAAATTTAGGGGATATTGATTCGCAATCTATTGCAGGAGCGATTAGTACTGGGACTCATGGGACGGGTGTTACCTTTGGGAGTTTATCAACACAAGTTATAGAGATTACGGCAGTTTTATCTACAGGAGAGAGTATAGTTTGTTCAGAAACCAAGAACGTCGAATATTGGAGAGCATTTCAGTTATCGCTTGGAATGCTAGGTATCATTGTAAAGATAAAATTGAAGGTTATCTCAGCGTATTCGCTTGTTTATGAAAGTGAAAAACAATCATTATCTACTGTAATGAACAAACTAGAAGAATATAAGAAGAATCGTCATTTTGAATTTTTCGTTTTTCCTTATTCAGATGAAGTGCAAGTGAAATTTACAAACGAAACAACGAGTAAAGAAAGTGATTTGAAATGGCATAAACTAAAGGTGGAGTTACTGGAAAATAGGATGTTCTCTTTATTATCTACAGGGTGTAAATGGTTTCCTTCTATAAGTAAAGGAGTAAGTCGATTATCAGCTAAGGCTGTACCGAACACGAAAATAATTGGTGCAAGCTATGAAGTGTTCGCTACATCACGTACAGTTCCATTTTATGAAATGGAGTATAGTGTTCCTTCAAAGTATATGAGGACTGTTGTAGAAGAGATTTCAAATCTTATAGAAAAGAAAAAGTATAAGGTACACTTCCCGATTGAATGCCGTTATGTGAAAGGTGATGATATATGGCTCAGCCCAGCGTATGGAAGAGATTCAGCGTATATTGCTGTTCATATGTATAAAGGTATGACGTATGCTGCTTATTTTGGTGAAGTGGAGAAGATTTTTCTAAAGTATGAAGGTCGCCCACATTGGGGGAAAATGCATACGTTAACGTACGAGAAATTACAAAATATATATCCAGAATTACATTCGTTTCTAGAGGTGAGGAAGTCATTAGATGAAGCAGGAATGTTTTTAAACCCTTACACTGAAAAATTATTTACGATTATGAAAAAAAGCTGA
- a CDS encoding VanZ family protein, with protein MTAYLFPVKTAFILFPILAMFLLIPFLIFNYRKYGYLNKWRSFILYSLLLYLLNAYFLVILPLPQTYDTCSLQPANTQHMQLSPFYFVQEISNHTSAILTKPATYFYLLKESAFLQVAFNVLLTVPFGIYLRYYFRRSFFQTVCISFCLSLFFELTQVTGLYGIYNCAYRLFDIDDLFLNTLGGVIGFIIAPIFTYFLPKTSELDSHIDLETKPVGFVRRLIAMQIDWIFLSIVVPFIKNKGNSLFISNIQSYTNVYELLFIACSILIYFIIIPYFTNGRTIGKALLRIYIKGQAERITLKELFIRYGIFYFILGGINYILSSSSILNHTEPLVLLVILLFQFGINGLFIIHVLLHVFSRDKLLFYERISQTRNAIILKKADK; from the coding sequence TTGACTGCATATTTATTTCCAGTAAAAACAGCATTTATTTTATTTCCTATTTTAGCAATGTTTCTCTTAATCCCTTTTTTAATATTTAATTATCGAAAATACGGTTATTTAAATAAATGGCGTTCATTTATTTTATATTCATTATTACTCTATTTATTAAATGCCTATTTTCTTGTTATTTTACCTTTGCCACAAACATATGACACATGTAGCCTACAACCGGCTAATACACAGCATATGCAACTCTCGCCATTTTATTTCGTACAAGAGATTAGTAATCATACATCAGCAATTTTGACGAAGCCAGCTACCTATTTCTATTTATTAAAGGAATCTGCGTTTTTACAAGTCGCTTTTAACGTTCTACTAACCGTTCCATTCGGTATTTACTTACGTTATTATTTCCGACGTAGTTTCTTCCAAACAGTGTGCATTTCTTTTTGCCTTTCACTGTTCTTTGAATTAACACAAGTAACTGGATTATATGGTATTTATAATTGTGCATATCGCTTATTCGATATCGACGATCTGTTTTTAAACACACTAGGCGGCGTAATCGGTTTTATCATTGCACCAATATTTACGTACTTCCTGCCAAAAACAAGCGAATTAGATAGTCATATTGATTTAGAAACGAAACCAGTCGGATTCGTTCGTCGTCTCATCGCTATGCAAATTGATTGGATTTTCTTATCTATCGTTGTACCTTTTATTAAAAACAAAGGAAACTCACTATTTATTTCTAACATCCAATCTTATACAAATGTATACGAACTCCTTTTCATTGCATGTTCAATCTTAATTTACTTTATTATCATCCCATACTTTACAAATGGAAGAACAATAGGGAAAGCGTTGCTTCGTATTTACATTAAAGGACAAGCAGAGCGTATTACACTAAAAGAATTATTCATTCGTTACGGTATATTCTATTTCATTTTAGGTGGAATCAATTATATTCTTTCTAGTAGCTCTATCTTAAATCATACAGAGCCTTTAGTATTACTAGTTATACTGTTATTCCAATTTGGAATTAACGGTCTATTTATTATTCATGTTTTATTACACGTATTCAGCCGTGATAAGTTACTATTTTACGAGCGCATTAGTCAAACAAGAAATGCGATTATACTAAAAAAAGCTGACAAATAA
- the bdhA gene encoding (R,R)-butanediol dehydrogenase encodes MKALLWHNQRDVRVEEVPEPTVRPGAVKIKVKWCGICGTDLHEYLAGPIFIPTEEHPLTHVKAPVILGHEFSGEVVEIGEGVTSHKVGDRVVVEPIYSCGKCEACKHGHYNVCEQLVFHGLGGDGGGFSEYTVVPEGMVHHIPDEMTYEQGALVEPAAVAVHAVRQSKLKEGEAVAVFGCGPIGLLVIQAAKAAGATPVIAVELSKERQELAKLAGADYVLNPATQDVLAEIRNLTNGLGVNVSFEVTGVEVVLRQAIESTSFEGQTVIVSVWEKDATITPNNLVLKEKEVIGILGYRHIFPAVIKLISSGQIQAEKLITKKITVDQVVEEGFEALVKDKTQVKILVSPK; translated from the coding sequence ATGAAAGCATTACTTTGGCATAATCAACGTGATGTACGAGTAGAAGAAGTACCAGAACCAACTGTACGACCAGGAGCAGTGAAAATTAAAGTTAAATGGTGTGGTATCTGCGGGACAGACTTGCATGAATATTTAGCAGGACCAATTTTTATTCCAACAGAAGAGCATCCATTAACACATGTGAAAGCACCAGTTATTTTAGGTCATGAGTTTAGCGGTGAGGTAGTAGAAATCGGTGAAGGCGTTACATCTCATAAAGTGGGAGACCGCGTTGTTGTAGAACCAATTTATTCTTGTGGTAAATGTGAGGCTTGTAAACATGGACATTACAATGTTTGTGAACAACTTGTTTTCCACGGTCTTGGTGGAGATGGCGGTGGTTTCTCTGAATATACAGTAGTACCAGAAGGTATGGTTCATCATATTCCGGATGAAATGACGTATGAACAAGGTGCACTTGTAGAACCAGCAGCAGTAGCAGTTCATGCAGTACGTCAAAGTAAATTAAAAGAGGGTGAAGCTGTAGCAGTATTTGGTTGTGGTCCAATTGGCCTTCTTGTCATCCAAGCAGCTAAAGCAGCAGGAGCAACTCCTGTTATCGCAGTGGAACTTTCTAAAGAACGTCAAGAGCTAGCTAAATTAGCAGGTGCGGATTACGTATTAAATCCAGCAACTCAAGATGTACTAGCAGAAATTCGTAACTTAACAAATGGTTTAGGTGTAAATGTTAGCTTTGAAGTAACAGGTGTTGAAGTTGTACTTCGTCAAGCAATTGAAAGTACAAGCTTTGAAGGCCAAACTGTAATTGTTAGTGTGTGGGAAAAAGATGCGACAATTACTCCGAACAACCTTGTATTAAAAGAAAAAGAGGTTATCGGTATTCTTGGATACCGTCACATCTTCCCAGCTGTTATTAAATTAATTAGCTCTGGTCAAATTCAAGCAGAGAAATTAATTACGAAAAAAATCACAGTGGACCAAGTTGTTGAAGAAGGATTTGAAGCACTTGTAAAAGATAAAACACAAGTGAAAATTCTTGTTTCACCTAAATAA
- a CDS encoding DUF2178 domain-containing protein, which produces MNRIGFSYIVNVLYTALACWTFVEFYSVTTELTDIIKNEKFPFEVWFNGVPFILLFIGAIIVTIFYRIQKKKYKNLSFWMYPLLFPLEDEREKAITEKACRTTFVSLWYVLPCAVGFLTFSPIINEYLPGYPLYIIFSIFFIQMTVFHVSLYRNKLA; this is translated from the coding sequence ATGAATAGAATTGGTTTTTCTTATATCGTAAACGTGCTTTATACTGCGTTAGCATGCTGGACATTTGTTGAATTTTATAGTGTTACTACAGAGCTAACAGATATAATTAAAAATGAGAAGTTCCCATTTGAAGTGTGGTTTAATGGAGTGCCATTCATTTTATTATTTATTGGAGCTATCATAGTTACAATTTTTTATAGAATTCAAAAGAAAAAATATAAAAATTTATCTTTTTGGATGTATCCATTATTATTTCCACTAGAAGATGAACGTGAAAAAGCGATTACGGAGAAAGCTTGTCGAACAACTTTTGTTTCGTTATGGTATGTGTTACCTTGTGCAGTTGGATTTTTAACTTTTTCGCCTATTATTAATGAATATCTTCCTGGATACCCACTGTATATTATATTTTCTATTTTCTTTATTCAAATGACAGTCTTCCACGTATCATTATACAGAAATAAATTAGCTTAA